A single Mustela lutreola isolate mMusLut2 chromosome X, mMusLut2.pri, whole genome shotgun sequence DNA region contains:
- the NCBP2L gene encoding nuclear cap-binding protein subunit 2-like, which produces MDRQRLPSRRPLGTVSNDLRILQGDSSLELSEYGDQQRGGDNDEQEKLLKESSTLYVENLSFQTTEEQIYELFSRCGDVKHVFMGLDKIKKKACGFCFVEYYNRLDAENAMWFLNGTCLDDHIIHTDWDLGFREGRQYGRRRPGGQVRDDLREDFDVGRGGSGKQAQGCDRRGIH; this is translated from the coding sequence ATGGATCGCCAGCGGTTGCCCTCACGGCGTCCGCTGGGCACCGTGTCCAACGATCTGAGAATTCTGCAAGGCGATTCCTCCCTGGAGCTGAGCGAGTACGGGGACCAGCAGCGCGGTGGTGATAATGATGAACAGGAGAAACTACTGAAGGAGAGCTCCACTCTCTACGTGGAGAATCTTTCCTTTCAAACCACCGAAGAGCAAATATATGAGCTCTTTAGTAGATGTGGTGATGTCAAGCATGTATTTATGGGCCtggataaaattaagaaaaaggcaTGTGGCTTCTGTTTTGTAGAATACTATAACAGACTTGATGCCGAAAATGCCATGTGGTTCCTAAATGGGACCTGCCTAGATGATCATATTATCCACACAGATTGGGATCTGGGCTTTAGAGAGGGCAGGCAGTATGGCCGCCGCCGACCTGGGGGCCAAGTAAGAGATGACTTGCGTGAAGATTTTGATGTTGGTAGGGGTGGCTCTGGAAAACAGGCCCAGGGCTGTGATAGAAGAGGAATCCATTAG